In one window of candidate division KSB1 bacterium DNA:
- a CDS encoding c-type cytochrome: MKKILYVLGGLILLMLVVALGALLYLQIAFPNVSPAKDITIEATEDRLARGEYLVKHVSLCLDCHSSKNPDYYASPIIAGTEGMGGDLFPGIPGQLYTPNITPAALKDWTDGEIARAITSGVDKDNQPLAPMMPFMEYRYLAEEDIYSMVAYLRSLPAIENEVPESSIDFPVNLIFRTIPTDPDPQPLPDPSDSLATGKYLTRIGGCMFCHTPSHQGTPIEGKELSGGFEFSDPKTGTLRSANLTPDMETGIGSWSKEVFVNRFKAFADSAASHLPVSNVGFQTVMPWTLQAGMTEEDLGAIYAYLQSLDPIQNKVEKFTPPQ, translated from the coding sequence ATGAAAAAAATACTTTATGTACTTGGCGGTTTAATCCTGTTGATGTTAGTAGTAGCCCTTGGTGCATTGCTTTACTTGCAAATTGCTTTTCCAAATGTAAGCCCGGCGAAGGATATAACCATCGAAGCAACAGAAGACAGACTGGCGCGAGGAGAATACCTTGTAAAGCATGTTTCCTTGTGTTTAGATTGCCACTCTTCAAAAAATCCAGACTATTATGCCAGTCCAATCATTGCCGGTACAGAAGGCATGGGCGGCGATTTATTTCCAGGCATTCCCGGCCAACTTTATACACCGAATATTACTCCGGCTGCGCTAAAAGATTGGACCGATGGCGAGATTGCTCGCGCCATAACTAGCGGTGTGGATAAAGATAACCAACCGCTTGCCCCAATGATGCCTTTTATGGAGTATCGTTATTTGGCTGAGGAAGATATTTATTCGATGGTTGCATACCTGCGCTCGCTACCGGCAATCGAAAATGAAGTTCCTGAATCTTCCATCGATTTCCCTGTCAATCTTATTTTTCGTACTATCCCAACAGACCCCGATCCGCAGCCGCTTCCCGACCCTTCCGACAGCCTGGCTACAGGAAAATACCTAACCCGCATTGGCGGGTGTATGTTTTGCCATACCCCTTCACACCAGGGAACTCCAATCGAAGGGAAAGAACTATCCGGCGGCTTTGAGTTTAGTGATCCGAAAACAGGAACCCTGCGTTCGGCAAATCTTACACCGGATATGGAAACCGGAATTGGCAGTTGGAGTAAGGAAGTATTTGTCAATCGCTTCAAAGCTTTCGCCGATTCAGCTGCAAGCCATCTACCCGTTTCAAATGTAGGTTTTCAAACCGTAATGCCGTGGACCTTGCAAGCCGGGATGACCGAAGAAGATCTTGGCGCTATCTATGCCTACTTACAGTCATTAGATCCGATTCAAAATAAAGTGGAGAAATTTACACCGCCGCAGTAA
- a CDS encoding ribonuclease H family protein, translated as MATTKKKYYVVWNGRKTGIFATWADCQKQIDGFPGAKYKSFISRQLAEDAFRGDSREYIGKKIFESELSDFERNLLGKPITDSVSVDAAWNSSNGLMEYQGVETGTGKLLFKQGPFQDATNNIGEFLAIVHAAVFLRKINSTIPIYTDSKTALSWIKKKKANTQLAGTKNNENLFEVIARAEKWLNDNTIENQILKWETKAWGEIIADFGRK; from the coding sequence ATGGCTACAACCAAAAAGAAATATTATGTCGTTTGGAATGGCAGGAAGACCGGTATATTTGCAACCTGGGCCGACTGCCAAAAACAAATTGACGGATTTCCCGGGGCAAAGTATAAAAGCTTTATCTCCAGACAATTAGCTGAAGATGCCTTTAGAGGAGATAGCAGGGAATATATTGGTAAGAAGATTTTTGAAAGCGAGTTATCTGATTTCGAACGGAATTTGCTTGGAAAACCGATTACGGATAGCGTTTCCGTTGACGCCGCATGGAACAGCTCAAATGGCTTAATGGAATATCAAGGTGTTGAAACCGGGACTGGTAAATTACTCTTCAAACAAGGACCCTTCCAAGATGCAACAAATAATATCGGTGAGTTCTTGGCCATCGTTCATGCAGCAGTATTTCTAAGAAAGATTAATAGCACCATCCCCATTTACACGGACAGTAAAACCGCCCTCAGCTGGATCAAGAAAAAAAAAGCAAATACTCAATTGGCCGGGACGAAAAATAATGAGAACTTATTTGAAGTCATTGCAAGAGCGGAAAAATGGTTAAACGATAATACGATAGAGAACCAGATCTTGAAATGGGAAACCAAAGCCTGGGGAGAAATTATAGCAGATTTTGGCAGGAAATAA
- a CDS encoding MBL fold metallo-hydrolase, whose translation MKTKYFHIGLFIWMAMATLSCSNKKDNNASSVQQIQNRGEGKNNWWDSLPRPAWSQFEKIDQDQDWFEVYLVQPGIYAIYEPGQFDEVISYLITGSEKALLFDTGLGIGDIKKVVEKLTDLEIFVLNSHSHYDHIGGNHQFDNIYAMATEYSRANALGATHDEVKTFVSQGWIWKPTPDSFSVDQYRIKPFKITKETNSGEKIDLGDRVLEIIFTPGHAPDAICLIDRENRLLFTGDTFYPAPLYTHLEGSDFATYAESAKNLASIKKQVDKLLPGHNEPLLDSHYLIQMAAAFSTILKGKGTFVKSDGNREYQFDGFSIIVKGEK comes from the coding sequence ATGAAAACTAAATATTTCCACATTGGTTTATTCATTTGGATGGCAATGGCCACTTTATCTTGTTCAAACAAAAAAGACAATAACGCTTCATCCGTTCAACAAATTCAAAACCGGGGTGAAGGCAAAAATAACTGGTGGGATTCTTTACCACGACCGGCATGGAGTCAATTTGAGAAAATCGATCAAGACCAGGATTGGTTTGAAGTCTACCTGGTTCAACCGGGAATTTATGCCATTTATGAACCCGGGCAATTTGATGAGGTGATATCCTACCTGATCACAGGCTCGGAAAAAGCATTACTTTTTGATACGGGATTGGGAATTGGCGACATTAAAAAAGTCGTGGAGAAATTAACCGATCTTGAAATTTTTGTTTTAAATTCACACAGCCATTATGATCACATCGGCGGCAACCACCAATTCGACAATATTTATGCAATGGCCACCGAATATAGCCGGGCTAACGCTTTGGGAGCCACCCATGATGAGGTTAAGACATTTGTCTCTCAAGGGTGGATCTGGAAACCTACACCGGATTCCTTTTCTGTTGACCAATATCGAATTAAGCCATTCAAGATCACAAAGGAAACAAATAGTGGTGAAAAAATTGATTTAGGTGACCGGGTTTTGGAAATCATTTTCACTCCCGGGCATGCACCCGATGCCATCTGCTTGATCGATCGTGAGAATCGACTTCTCTTCACTGGCGACACGTTTTACCCGGCGCCCTTGTACACTCATCTGGAAGGTTCAGATTTCGCGACTTATGCGGAATCTGCAAAAAACCTTGCCTCGATTAAAAAGCAGGTTGACAAATTGTTACCCGGTCATAATGAGCCGCTTCTTGATAGTCATTATCTCATCCAAATGGCAGCAGCCTTTTCTACGATTCTGAAAGGCAAAGGTACATTTGTGAAATCAGATGGAAATCGTGAGTATCAATTCGACGGTTTTTCAATTATCGTCAAAGGGGAGAAGTGA